The following proteins are encoded in a genomic region of Musa acuminata AAA Group cultivar baxijiao chromosome BXJ2-11, Cavendish_Baxijiao_AAA, whole genome shotgun sequence:
- the LOC135626318 gene encoding probable serine/threonine-protein kinase At1g54610, giving the protein MGCILAKEASPLPTPSSLGSRRREKDRTVAPVASGRKSQATLPRNETVVDASATVTDVATRQEDAERPAGKRPARRRRQRPEPRLSNPPDHVHGELVAAGWPSWLSNVAGEAIKGWTPRRADTFEKIDKIGQGTYSNVYKARDMLTGKIVALKKVRFDNMEPESVKFMAREILILRRLDHPNVVKLEGLVTSRMTCSLYLVFEYMEHDLAGLAASPTIKFTEPQVKCYMHQLLSGLEHCHNNGVLHRDIKGSNLLIDNEGLLKIADFGLATFFDPNHKHPMTSRVVTLWYRAPELLLGATDYGVGIDLWSAGCILAELLAEKPIMPGRTEVEQLHKIFKLCGSPSEDYWKKSRLPHATIFKPQQSYKRCIKETFKDFPPSSLPLIETLLAIDPAERLTATAALNSEFFSTPPYACEPSSLPKYPPSKEMDAKLRDEETRRLKTAGGKGNINGTKKTRTRDRAMRAVPAPDANAELQVNIDRRRLITHANAKSKSEKFPPPHQDGALGYPLESLHHMDPAFDPPEASFGTVFPYQKGGMTAWSGPLIDSAAAGNPRRKKKSAGNSQIPTNSKQLAGASATKEA; this is encoded by the exons ATGGGTTGCATCCTCGCTAAAGAGGCCTCCCCCCTCCCCACGCCCTCCTCCCTCGGCAGCCGCCGGCGGGAGAAGGATCGCACTGTCGCCCCCGTCGCTTCCGGCCGCAAGTCCCAGGCCACGCTGCCCAGGAACGAGACCGTCGTCGATGCCTCTGCGACCGTCACCGACGTCGCCACCCGGCAGGAAGATGCGGAACGGCCGGCAGGGAAACGTCCGGCGCGGCGTCGGCGGCAGAGGCCCGAACCGAGGCTGAGCAACCCTCCCGATCACGTCCACGGCGAGCTGGTGGCCGCCGGGTGGCCCTCCTGGCTATCCAATGTCGCTGGGGAGGCCATCAAGGGCTGGACGCCCCGACGCGCCGACACCTTCGAGAAGATCGACAAG ATTGGGCAAGGGACCTACAGTAACGTTTACAAGGCTAGGGACATGTTGACGGGTAAAATCGTGGCTCTGAAGAAGGTCAGGTTCGATAATATGGAGCCAGAGAGTGTGAAATTTATGGCAAGGGAGATCCTTATTTTACGAAGGTTGGATCACCCTAATGTGGTGAAACTGGAAGGTCTAGTGACTTCCAGGATGACTTGCAGTTTGTACTTGGTGTTCGAGTATATGGAGCACGACCTTGCTGGTCTAGCTGCGAGTCCCACGATTAAGTTTACCGAGCCTCAG GTGAAGTGTTATATGCACCAATTATTGTCAGGATTGGAGCACTGTCACAATAATGGTGTGCTGCACCGAGACATTAAGGGTTCCAATCTCCTGATTGATAATGAAGGGTTACTTAAGATCGCAGACTTTGGCCTAGCTACGTTCTTTGATCCTAACCATAAGCATCCAATGACTAGCCGGGTGGTCACTCTGTGGTACCGGGCACCAGAGCTTCTCTTGGGAGCCACTGACTATGGTGTGGGTATAGATCTTTGGAGTGCAGGCTGCATTTTAGCAGAGTTGTTAGCCGAAAAACCTATTATGCCTGGGAGGACTGAG GTTGAGCAGCTGCATAAGATTTTCAAGCTTTGTGGTTCCCCTTCAGAGGACTACTGGAAGAAGTCAAGGTTGCCACATGCCACAATTTTTAAACCTCAACAATCATACAAACGTTGTATAAAGGAGACATTCAAGGATTTTCCACCATCATCATTGCCATTAATCGAAACTCTTCTGGCAATCGATCCAGCTGAACGTTTAACTGCCACAGCTGCATTAAATAGTGAA TTCTTTAGTACTCCACCATATGCATGTGAGCCATCTAGCCTGCCAAAATATCCTCCAAGCAAGGAGATGGATGCTAAACTGCGGGATGAAGAAACAAGAAG ACTGAAAACTGCTGGAGGGAAAGGCAACATAAATGGAACGAAGAAGACACGCACACGTGACCGAGCTATGAGGGCAGTTCCAGCCCCAGATGCTAATGCTGAACTTCAAGTAAACATAGAT AGAAGGCGTCTGATTACACATGCTAATGCAAAGAGTAAGAGTGAAAAGTTCCCCCCACCACACCAGGATGGAGCACTTGGCTACCCACTGGAGTCCTTGCATCATATGGATCCTGCATTTGACCCCCCTGAAGCTTCATTCGGCACAGTGTTCCCCTACCAGAAAGGAGGAATGACAGCATGGTCTGGACCATTGATTGATTCTGCTGCTGCGGGAAacccaagaagaaagaaaaaatctgCGGGCAATTCTCAGATACCGACGAACTCAAAACAGCTTGCAGGTGCCAGTGCTACTAAGGAAGCATAG
- the LOC135627303 gene encoding putative glutaredoxin-C14: MDKVMKLASQKAVVIFSLSSCCMCHTVKSLFHDLGVNAAVYELDEDPRGREMGKALAKLVGRNPPVPAVFIGGKPVGSTDRIMSLHLGGKLVPLLRDAGALWV; this comes from the coding sequence ATGGACAAGGTGATGAAGTTGGCATCCCAAAAGGCAGTCGTAATCTTCAGCCTGAGCTCCTGCTGCATGTGCCACACCGTGAAGAGTCTCTTCCATGACCTGGGTGTCAATGCCGCCGTCTACGAGCTGGACGAGGACCCCAGGGGAAGAGAGATGGGGAAGGCTCTCGCCAAGCTGGTGGGGCGTAACCCGCCGGTGCCGGCCGTGTTCATCGGCGGCAAGCCGGTTGGATCTACGGACAGGATCATGTCACTTCACCTGGGTGGGAAACTGGTCCCTCTTCTTCGCGATGCAGGTGCTCTCTGGGTCTGA
- the LOC135626320 gene encoding uncharacterized protein LOC135626320, with protein MAFSSVSLLLRRRRSCVASSPPKLLPLLLVSRGKIPQFPPSARSLSATPLPLPSDPPDSPKPSLSTRLSFVFDQIDAIDRDRTAKDAALQRIRAWHQNKPPPPPAEDGKFAPPATCGSTPSEVHDLAADVRTDESVRDVLRKEVELVHPWPEWIELMERLAQQNYFDFRRTDEERVAENLSIDLSRIKEEMGFDFSRDWTTVRNACMNLGRDRFDILRSLSRKDLQVLVGHGCPSMDPKVVFSAKLLRKLVHLDEGDVCSSCSLRNSCGRGYILTRKEDEARTLDVMRVLLTFGFDHVKETVENKPLMKMKSVKTVVRKLLHEIVKLSAIPIDPNLPPPIIQKPPPKVKQPPPPPKKRVGRGDVEMKKGDWLCPKCDFMNFAKNTVCLQCDAKRPKRQLLPGEWECPQCNFLNYRRNLACFHCDHKRPPDEYTDNQMHLKQSGPRTRLERTTRMRDVSNAWNFDFDDNESDGADVAAFEFADFHKSNVGSPDNRSHRGTDMEFEDDTSHTARVSRTREQDQSFKEADERKSTFNSYRTGFDDFDDKEDDDVDSYELDSPRASEVSRMNYSELEQTSESEDFEEFDHHAKSSQGAKDYASDSEDDARANHPYWRPNHAADARRKSGGRSHTRPCREMPFNSDDDYELGSDSDEMDGSFRSKQGKGHQENLHRASRGRISDSDDGSLLGMQSDDDDLRARRNKKRGKSTYGGSQREFLSTDRINGRRNSSVSGHDGLSSRGLHMRGRGPGRGPGRGGHGNFRENERFQQFDRQVDRKGFGFRQQGRRNQFPNNGTRGSRRNVRDSEW; from the exons ATGGCATTCTCTTCCGtttccctcctcctccgccgccgccgctcctGCGTCGCCTCTTCTCCCCCAAagctcctccctcttctcctcgTCTCCCGTGGAAAAATCCCACAGTTTCCCCCCTCCGCCCGCTCCCTCTCCGccacccctctccctctcccctccgaCCCCCCCGACTCCCCCAAGCCCTCCCTTTCCACTCGCCTCTCCTTCGTTTTCGACCAGATCGACGCCATCGACCGCGACCGCACGGCCAAGGACGCCGCCCTCCAGCGCATCCGTGCCTGGCACCAGAATAAGCCCCCGCCGCCTCCCGCAGAAGACGGCAAATTCGCACCTCCCGCTACTTGTGGTTCGACCCCCTCCGAGGTCCACGATCTGGCGGCCGATGTGAGGACGGATGAGAGCGTCAGAGATGTCCTCAGGAAGGAGGTGGAACTCGTGCACCCCTGGCCGGAGTGGATAGAACTGATGGAGAGATTGGCGCAGCAGAATTACTTTGATTTCCGGAGGACGGATGAGGAACGTGTCGCAGAGAATCTGTCCATCGACCTCTCGAGGATAAAGGAAGAAATGGGGTTTGATTTCTCGAGGGATTGGACCACCGTGCGGAATGCTTGTATGAATCTTGGCCGTGACCGCTTTGATATTTTAAG GTCATTGTCGAGGAAGGATCTTCAAGTTCTAGTTGGTCATGGATGCCCAAGCATGGAcccaaaagttgttttctcagcgaAGCTGTTGAGGAAGCTTGTCCACCTTGATGAAGGAGAC GTATGTAGTTCTTGCAGTCTAAGGAACTCATGTGGTAGAGGATATATCCTTACACGCAAAGAAGACGAGGCACGCACTCTTGATGTTATGCGCGTCTTACTGACGTTTGGTTTTGACCATGTAAAAGAAACAGTTGAAAATAAACCTCTCATGAAGATGAAATCTGTGAAAACCGTTGTCCGCAAGCTGCTACATGAGATTGTTAAGTTGAGTGCAATTCCAATAGATCCCAATCTTCCACCACCCATTATCCAGAAGCCTCCTCCTAAGGTAAAGCAACCCCCTCCGCCACCGAAAAAAAGAGTGGGACGTGGTGATGTGGAAATGAAGAAAGGAGATTGGCTTTGTCCCAA GTGTGACTTCATGAACTTTGCAAAAAACACTGTTTGCTTACAGTGTGATGCTAAACGACCCAAGAGGCAACTCCTCCCAGGGGAATGGGAATGCCCTCA GTGCAACTTCTTGAACTACAGGCGAAACTTGGCATGCTTTCATTGTGATCACAAGCGTCCCCCTGATGAATATACAGATAATCAAATGCACTTAAAGCAATCTGGTCCAAGGACAAGATTGGAGAGGACCACCAGAATGAGAGATGTTTCTAATGCATGGAACTTTGACTTTGATGACAATGAATCTGATGGTGCAGATGTTGCTGCATTTGAGTTTGCAGATTTTCATAAAAGCAATGTAGGCTCTCCAGACAATCGGTCTCATAGGGGAACTGATATGGAATTTGAAGATGATACTAGTCATACTGCCAGGGTTTCAAGAACCCGAGAACAAGATCAGTCCTTTAAGGAAGCTGATGAAAGGAAATCCACCTTTAATTCGTATAGAACAggatttgatgattttgatgacaaAGAGGATGATGATGTGGACAGTTACGAGCTTGATAGCCCTCGAGCAAGTGAAGTTTCTCGGATGAATTACTCTGAGCTGGAGCAGACATCCGAATCTGAAGATTTTGAGGAATTTGATCATCATGCTAAGTCAAGCCAAGGTGCCAAGGATTATGCATCTGACTCCGAGGATGATGCTCGTGCAAATCATCCTTATTGGAGACCCAATCATGCTGCAGACGCTAGACGGAAGTCTGGAGGCAGGAGTCACACCCGCCCGTGTAGGGAGATGCCTTTCAATTCAGATGATGACTATGAACTAGGTTCTGATTCTGATGAAATGGATGGGAGTTTTAGGTCTAAACAAGGAAAAGGCCATCAAGAAAATCTACATAGGGCTAGTAGAGGAAGAATTTCTGATTCTGATGATGGTTCTCTTCTTGGTATGCAGTCTGATGATGATGACTTACGTGCCAGACGAAATAAGAAGAGAGGAAAATCCACTTATGGAGGTTCACAAAGAGAGTTTCTATCCACTGATAGAATAAATGGCAGAAGGAATTCTTCTGTTAGTGGCCACGATGGCTTGTCTTCTAGAGGATTGCACATGCGTGGAAGGGGTCCTGGAAGAGGTCCTGGAAGAGGTGGCCATGGAAATTTCAGAGAGAATGAGAGATTTCAGCAGTTTGATAGGCAAGTTGATAGGAAAGGATTTGGTTTTAGGCAACAAGGAAGAAGGAATCAGTTTCCCAATAATGGAACACGAGGTTCACGCAGAAATGTAAGAGATTCGGAGTGGTAA